The sequence below is a genomic window from Mycobacterium heidelbergense.
CGACTCCACCGCGCCGACCGCGCCCACCGAGTGGCCGAGCGCGGCCTTGGGCGCGTAGACCGCCGCCTTCCTGCTGCCCAGCGCGTTGTTGATCGCCTTGCCCTCGGCCAGGTCGCCCACCGAGGTGCCGGTGGCGTGGGCGTTGATGTGGTCGATGTCGTCCGGGGTCAGGCCCGCAAGCTGGATCGCGCGGCTCATCGCGTGCCCGGCGCGTTCCCCGTTGGGATCCGGCGCCACCATGTGGTACCCGTCCGAGGTGATGCTGGCGCCCATCAGCCGGGCCAGGATGTTGGCGCCGCGGGCCTTGGCGTGCTCCTCGGTCTCGATCACCATCAGCGCGCCGGCCTCGCCGAACACGAAGCCGGTCCGGTCCCGGTCGAACGGGCGGCACGCGCCCGCCGGGTCGTCGTTCTTGGTGGACATGACGATTCGCATCTGGGCGAACGCGGCGATCGGGACGGCCTCGATCTTGGTCTCGACGCCGCCGCAGATGGCGATGTCGGCCTCACCGAACACAATGTTGCGCCACGCCTGGGCGATGCCCTCGGAACCGGACGCGCACGCCGACACCGGCGTGATCACGCCGGCCTTGGCGTGCCGCTCCAGGCCCACCGCCGCGGCGGCGCCGTTGGGCATGTACTTCTGCACGCCCAGCGGAGAAACGGCCTTGATACCCCGGGCGCGCATGTCGTCGTAGCTGAACACCATCTCTTCCGACGAACCCATCCCGGTGCCGATGGACACCATCAGCCGGTTGGTGTCGACCTCGGGCGAGCCGGCGTTCTCCCACACCCGGCGGCTCAAAACGGTGGACATCCTTTGCAGGTAACCCATCCGGCGCAGCTCGACGCGCGTCAGCTGGCTGTCAAACTCCTCCAGCAGGTGTCCACCGATGCGGACCGGGAGATCGAACTCCTCGACGAACGGGTCGTCGAGGACACGGATGCCACTTTGGCTGTCCAGCAACAACTTCCAAGTGTTCTCGGCGTCTGTTGCCAGTGCGGTCGTCATGGCAACGCCGGTAACGACTACATTCGGGAGCGCTTTCCCGGTAACCAGCTCTGTCATGGGTCTTGCGAGGGTTCCTTCCGTGTTGTCCGGCTCCTCCTCGGGCCGTTTGCGGCCCGCGTCGTCACCGGACGCCGTGCTTTAGTAACGCCCGAAGGCGAGCGCCACATTGTGGCCGCCGAACCCGAAGGAGTTGTTGATCGCGTAACGGAAATCGCCGTAGCGGGGTTCGCCCGCGACAATATCGAGGTCGATCTCGGGATCCGGTGTCTCGTAGTTCAAGGTGGGGGGTATGACGCCGTCCCGAAGCGTCAATACCGTCAAAATGGATTCCAGCGCGCCGACCGCACCGATCGAATGGCCCAGCGCCGACTTCGGCGCATACACCGCGGCCCGCTCGCAGCCGGCCACCCGGATGGCGTTGGCCTCCGCGGCGTCGCCGATCGGCGTCGCCGTCCCGTGGGCGTTGATGTGGTCGACATCCTTGGCGGACAGGCCCGCCAACTCCAGCGACCGCGTCATTGCCCGGCCGGCGCGCACGCCGTCCGCCGCCGGCGCCACCATGTGGAAGGCGTCCGAGGTGATGCCGGCACCCAGCAGCCGGGCCAGCGGCTTGGCGCCGCGGGCCTTGGCGTGCTCCTCGGTCTCGATGAGCATGAGCGCCCCGGCCTCGCCGAACACGAACCCGTCGCGGTCCTTGTCGAACGGCCGCGACGCACGCTCGGGTTCGTCGTTGCGGGTCGACATGGCCCGCATCATCGAGAACGCCGCGATGGGCAGCGCCTCGATGCCGCCCTCGACGCCACCGCACACGGCGACGTCGGCGTCGCCCATGACGATCTGGCGCCATGCGTGGGCGATCGCCTCCGAACCCGACGAGCAGGCCGACACCGGGGTCATCACCCCGGCGCGGGCCCCCAGCTGCAGGCCCACCACCGCCGCGGCCCCGTTCGGCATGATCATCTGAACGGCGAGCGGGGACACCTTGCGGGGGCCGCCCTCGTTCATCAGGTCGTAGCTCTCGATGACCCGCTCGGCGCCACCCAGGCCGGTGCCGACCACGACCGTGAACCGGTCGGGATCGACCTCCGGGCTGCCCGCGGTCTCCCACAGCTGACCGCTCAGCAACTTGCTCATGCGCTGGACGTACGACATGCGCCGCATGTCCAGCCGGCCCATGTGGTTGTCGACCGGTTCCTTGAGGTGACCGCCGATCTTGACGGGCAGGTCCCACTTGGTGACGAACTCGTCTTCGAGGACGTGGATGCCGCTCTCGCCGGCCAACAAACCCTTCCACGTGCTCTCGATGTCCGGCGCGATCGACGTCGTCGCCGTGACGGCGGTTACCACGACGCTGGGGTAACCGCCATTAGCAGTGGAAGGTTTGGTCACTTGCTTTCCGCTTCCAGCCTTGCCTGGACGTTGGCCACGGCCTCGGGGTTCTCCGTCTCGAGCTTGGCGCGCAGCGCCTCGGCGGCCTCGGGGTTTTCTTCCTCGAGCTTCTGGATGTAGGCGACGACGTCACCGACGGTGCGCAGGCCGGCG
It includes:
- the kasB gene encoding 3-oxoacyl-ACP synthase KasB, translated to MTELVTGKALPNVVVTGVAMTTALATDAENTWKLLLDSQSGIRVLDDPFVEEFDLPVRIGGHLLEEFDSQLTRVELRRMGYLQRMSTVLSRRVWENAGSPEVDTNRLMVSIGTGMGSSEEMVFSYDDMRARGIKAVSPLGVQKYMPNGAAAAVGLERHAKAGVITPVSACASGSEGIAQAWRNIVFGEADIAICGGVETKIEAVPIAAFAQMRIVMSTKNDDPAGACRPFDRDRTGFVFGEAGALMVIETEEHAKARGANILARLMGASITSDGYHMVAPDPNGERAGHAMSRAIQLAGLTPDDIDHINAHATGTSVGDLAEGKAINNALGSRKAAVYAPKAALGHSVGAVGAVESILTVLALRDQVVPPTLNLENLDPEIDLDVVAGKPRPGNYQYAINNSFGFGGHNVAIAFGRY
- the kasA gene encoding 3-oxoacyl-ACP synthase KasA is translated as MTKPSTANGGYPSVVVTAVTATTSIAPDIESTWKGLLAGESGIHVLEDEFVTKWDLPVKIGGHLKEPVDNHMGRLDMRRMSYVQRMSKLLSGQLWETAGSPEVDPDRFTVVVGTGLGGAERVIESYDLMNEGGPRKVSPLAVQMIMPNGAAAVVGLQLGARAGVMTPVSACSSGSEAIAHAWRQIVMGDADVAVCGGVEGGIEALPIAAFSMMRAMSTRNDEPERASRPFDKDRDGFVFGEAGALMLIETEEHAKARGAKPLARLLGAGITSDAFHMVAPAADGVRAGRAMTRSLELAGLSAKDVDHINAHGTATPIGDAAEANAIRVAGCERAAVYAPKSALGHSIGAVGALESILTVLTLRDGVIPPTLNYETPDPEIDLDIVAGEPRYGDFRYAINNSFGFGGHNVALAFGRY